The Chryseolinea soli genome contains a region encoding:
- a CDS encoding ABC transporter permease, whose amino-acid sequence MKEIITLIRKDLQLLFLDKTSIIVTFALPVVLVALIGSVFAGSFPPSSGITSYDYAFSKVMFWGLFGGLASSVASLAIEKHSGTIIRIQLAPVHKFQILAGKALACVSVILISSFLTWTFTTVLFGIKTASPLNLILISFSNAVFFAGLTTFLANFVSTERAAGALSWSLAQLLACFSGIMFPIMIMPSWMKTATNFNPVTWAVKAMEIVLWTGGTFSELVLPVSITLGSGLFFFALSVYLFRWTTQNA is encoded by the coding sequence ATGAAAGAAATCATCACCCTCATCCGAAAAGACCTGCAACTCCTTTTCCTGGACAAGACCAGCATCATCGTCACCTTTGCGCTACCGGTTGTTCTGGTGGCGTTGATCGGGAGTGTCTTCGCCGGTTCGTTTCCTCCTTCTTCCGGCATCACGAGCTATGACTATGCGTTTTCGAAAGTGATGTTCTGGGGATTGTTCGGCGGCCTGGCTTCCTCGGTGGCATCGCTGGCCATCGAAAAGCATTCGGGCACGATCATCCGGATCCAACTGGCGCCCGTTCATAAATTTCAAATATTGGCCGGAAAGGCGCTGGCTTGTGTCAGCGTTATCTTGATCAGTTCCTTTTTGACGTGGACGTTTACCACCGTGCTTTTCGGTATCAAAACCGCTTCTCCTTTGAACCTGATCCTCATCTCATTTTCAAACGCCGTGTTCTTTGCCGGGCTGACAACCTTCCTGGCCAACTTTGTGAGCACAGAGCGCGCGGCGGGGGCGTTGAGTTGGTCGCTGGCGCAGCTCCTGGCGTGTTTCAGTGGCATTATGTTCCCGATCATGATCATGCCTTCGTGGATGAAAACTGCCACGAATTTTAATCCCGTGACCTGGGCCGTGAAGGCGATGGAAATCGTGCTGTGGACAGGTGGTACGTTTAGCGAATTGGTATTGCCCGTCTCCATCACACTGGGCAGCGGCCTTTTCTTCTTTGCATTGAGTGTATACTTGTTCCGATGGACAACGCAGAACGCCTGA
- a CDS encoding ABC transporter permease: protein MLQHYFKSTLRNLLRNKIYSAINIVGLSLGLASAMLIILYTNDELSYDRFHANVSNIYRIGHNRVNPDGSMESRGGNTGYFQGPNFHASVPEVESFVRLTGYVTELKQGSEITSELVYAADSTFFSVFDFPLISGDPRTALGDPRSVVISEATAMRIFGKTDVLGMDLYLKANNTFEPYAITGVSRNCPDNSSIKFNILAPLKVDANDESWADFFLNTFVVLRAGANVNDVEAKMKQVYEKEARETILNSALKYNNKTSIVHVLQPFTDIHLSKDYKADNGLKDASDPMYSYILSGIALFILLIACINFVNLTIARSVKRAKEIGIRKVVGEDKRQLMIQFLGESYLLCTAAFLLAIVLVQAVLPFFNQLTNKVLFLSYLLNVRMVLTYAGLFIITGMLAGFYPAMILSGYHPVRALYNGLKLGKINLQKGLIVLQFALSTLLVMATIIVYSQFDYLIHTDLGYDQDNVIIIRKPGLTHGDAGLLKMELLKNPDILYVSARNGGREGTSAKINGDIEMDFDYETIDDSYFPLYKIPVVQGRNFSAKFTADSSHAILVNETFVKNAGWKEPIGQEVNFWYRNEEKYTVVGVVKDYHYLPLNQEIGPQIFTMSSSRDYGLALVRINPDHVASALAYIQKTFNKVFPMSLYQYEFKTLEYQKSYNAEAKWKKVMTFGAAFTIFISCIGLFGMSVLAAEKRTKEIGIRKVLGASVAAAVALLTKDFLKLIILSLLIAMPAAWQLATQWLQYYPYHIHLNVYMFAFAAVFVVVISLVTVSFQALKAAWENPVKALRSE from the coding sequence ATGTTACAGCATTATTTTAAATCCACGCTCCGCAACCTGCTCCGGAACAAGATCTATTCTGCCATCAACATCGTTGGATTAAGTCTCGGCCTGGCCTCCGCCATGCTGATCATATTATATACGAACGACGAATTGAGCTACGACCGGTTTCACGCCAACGTATCCAACATCTATCGCATCGGCCACAACCGTGTCAACCCGGATGGCAGTATGGAGAGCAGGGGAGGAAACACCGGTTATTTTCAGGGCCCTAATTTCCACGCCAGCGTGCCCGAAGTGGAGTCTTTCGTGCGTCTTACGGGCTATGTCACGGAATTGAAACAAGGAAGCGAGATCACCAGCGAACTGGTGTATGCCGCCGACAGCACTTTCTTTTCCGTCTTCGACTTTCCATTGATCAGCGGAGATCCCCGAACCGCGCTTGGCGATCCACGCTCCGTCGTGATCTCCGAAGCAACGGCGATGCGGATCTTTGGAAAGACGGACGTGTTGGGCATGGACCTTTATCTGAAAGCGAACAACACGTTCGAGCCGTATGCGATCACCGGCGTGTCCCGGAATTGCCCCGACAACTCCTCTATAAAATTCAACATCCTCGCGCCGCTAAAAGTCGATGCGAACGATGAATCGTGGGCAGATTTTTTCCTGAATACGTTTGTGGTGCTCCGCGCGGGTGCAAACGTTAATGACGTCGAAGCCAAGATGAAACAAGTGTATGAAAAGGAAGCGCGGGAAACAATTTTGAATTCCGCCCTGAAATACAACAATAAGACTTCGATCGTTCACGTGCTGCAACCCTTCACCGACATACACCTGAGCAAGGATTACAAAGCCGATAATGGCCTAAAGGATGCCAGTGATCCGATGTATTCCTATATTTTATCGGGTATCGCACTTTTTATTTTACTGATTGCCTGCATTAATTTCGTGAACCTCACAATCGCGCGCTCCGTCAAGCGGGCGAAAGAGATCGGCATCAGAAAGGTTGTCGGTGAAGATAAGCGACAGTTGATGATCCAGTTTCTGGGTGAATCCTATCTGCTGTGCACGGCGGCTTTCTTGCTGGCGATCGTTCTTGTTCAAGCCGTCCTGCCTTTCTTCAACCAGCTCACGAACAAGGTTCTGTTCCTTTCCTATCTTCTAAATGTCAGGATGGTGCTGACGTATGCCGGGTTGTTCATCATCACCGGAATGCTGGCCGGATTTTATCCCGCCATGATCCTTTCCGGCTATCACCCGGTGAGAGCACTTTACAACGGTTTGAAACTGGGAAAGATAAATTTGCAAAAAGGACTTATTGTACTCCAATTCGCGCTGTCAACGTTGCTGGTGATGGCGACCATCATCGTGTATTCACAATTTGACTACCTCATCCATACCGATCTTGGCTATGATCAGGACAATGTCATCATCATCCGGAAACCTGGATTGACGCATGGCGACGCAGGTTTGCTGAAAATGGAATTATTGAAGAATCCCGATATCCTTTATGTCTCTGCCCGGAATGGCGGCAGGGAAGGCACGTCGGCAAAGATTAACGGTGACATCGAGATGGACTTTGATTATGAAACCATCGATGATTCCTATTTTCCGCTCTACAAGATACCGGTAGTTCAAGGTAGAAATTTCTCTGCGAAGTTCACGGCAGACTCTAGTCACGCTATTTTAGTGAATGAGACTTTTGTAAAGAACGCCGGCTGGAAAGAGCCCATCGGCCAGGAGGTGAACTTCTGGTACCGGAACGAGGAAAAATATACCGTGGTGGGTGTGGTCAAGGACTATCATTATCTTCCCTTAAATCAGGAAATAGGTCCGCAAATATTCACCATGAGTTCCTCAAGAGATTATGGACTCGCCCTGGTGCGAATCAACCCCGACCATGTCGCGAGCGCCCTCGCCTACATTCAAAAGACGTTCAACAAAGTGTTTCCGATGAGTTTGTATCAATATGAATTCAAGACACTCGAATATCAGAAAAGCTACAATGCCGAGGCAAAATGGAAAAAGGTCATGACGTTTGGCGCGGCGTTTACCATCTTTATTTCCTGCATTGGATTATTCGGCATGTCGGTGTTGGCGGCAGAAAAGCGAACAAAAGAAATTGGCATACGCAAAGTGTTGGGCGCTTCTGTAGCGGCCGCGGTGGCGCTGCTCACCAAAGATTTCCTGAAACTCATTATTCTTTCCCTGCTGATCGCCATGCCCGCCGCATGGCAGCTGGCGACACAATGGTTGCAGTACTATCCATACCACATTCACCTCAATGTGTATATGTTCGCGTTTGCCGCCGTGTTTGTGGTGGTCATCTCGCTGGTGACGGTGAGCTTCCAGGCATTGAAAGCCGCTTGGGAGAATCCCGTAAAGGCATTAAGAAGTGAGTGA
- a CDS encoding ABC transporter ATP-binding protein, protein MVNLKNVTKRFGAKTVVDDLSLTIARGELFGLLGPNGAGKTTTINIIIGGLLPDAGAITLQGSGSPQDPAIKRLIGIVPQSLAVYESLTAYENLNFFGRLYGLQGSELTSSIQRVFELVNLTDRTKDRVKTYSGGMKRRLNIAIALLHRPSLLILDEPTVGVDPQSRNAIFDTLRNLKAEGCTILLTSHYLEEAQQLCDTVAILDEGKLVAQGTVEALIALHGGQSILTVETSKGKSRIETHEPVQEIVRIHAEEPIISLKMESPSLEKAFLNITGKHLRD, encoded by the coding sequence ATGGTAAATCTCAAAAATGTAACAAAGCGTTTTGGTGCAAAGACCGTTGTCGATGACCTGTCGCTCACCATTGCACGCGGCGAGCTCTTCGGGTTGCTGGGTCCCAACGGTGCCGGCAAGACCACCACCATCAACATCATCATCGGCGGTCTGCTTCCCGACGCGGGTGCGATCACACTTCAAGGATCAGGATCACCGCAGGATCCAGCGATCAAAAGATTGATTGGCATCGTACCCCAAAGCCTGGCGGTTTATGAGAGCTTGACGGCCTACGAGAACTTGAACTTCTTTGGCAGGCTGTATGGATTGCAGGGAAGCGAGCTGACGTCGAGTATTCAACGCGTGTTCGAGCTCGTCAATCTTACCGACCGCACCAAGGACCGGGTCAAAACGTATTCCGGCGGCATGAAGCGGCGGCTGAACATTGCCATCGCGCTCCTTCACCGTCCTTCGCTGTTGATCCTGGATGAGCCAACGGTGGGTGTGGATCCGCAGTCGCGAAACGCCATTTTCGACACCCTGAGAAATTTGAAAGCAGAAGGCTGCACGATCCTGCTCACCTCCCACTATCTCGAGGAAGCACAGCAACTGTGCGACACGGTTGCCATCCTGGACGAAGGCAAGCTGGTGGCCCAGGGAACTGTTGAGGCATTGATTGCCCTTCACGGAGGGCAAAGCATCCTGACGGTGGAGACCAGCAAGGGCAAGTCAAGAATTGAAACGCATGAGCCCGTTCAGGAGATCGTCCGGATCCATGCGGAAGAGCCGATCATTTCCCTGAAGATGGAAAGCCCGAGTCTGGAAAAAGCCTTTTTGAATATCACCGGAAAACATTTAAGAGATTGA
- a CDS encoding SDR family NAD(P)-dependent oxidoreductase, producing MDLYVKGKTAVVTGASQGLGRAITKELAIEGVKVFAVARNEALLDGLKDEISAVGDVVPVTFAQDFVAPDGPEKIATMALSALGHVDMLINNAGRSRPLDVNGPEDEWSAAMTLDFDRHRQLTQQLLPHFMERKQGAILNITSTYELRAINASAVAKASIVVWSKQLAGQLGRYGITVNCLQPGLIDTANIRRVFSDDERTKFAEREIPLGDFGEPQDIANMATFLVSPRARYITGSVVVVDGGMRHYPF from the coding sequence ATGGATCTGTATGTAAAAGGAAAAACGGCCGTAGTGACCGGCGCCAGCCAGGGACTTGGCCGGGCGATCACAAAAGAATTGGCGATCGAGGGCGTGAAAGTCTTTGCCGTAGCAAGAAACGAAGCATTGTTAGACGGGCTCAAAGATGAAATTTCGGCGGTGGGCGATGTAGTACCCGTCACATTCGCCCAGGATTTCGTTGCGCCGGATGGACCAGAAAAGATTGCCACCATGGCCCTATCGGCGCTGGGTCATGTCGACATGCTTATCAACAATGCCGGCCGCAGCCGCCCACTGGATGTCAACGGACCGGAAGACGAGTGGAGCGCAGCCATGACGTTGGACTTCGACCGTCATCGTCAACTCACGCAGCAACTTTTGCCCCACTTTATGGAGCGCAAACAAGGCGCGATCCTGAACATCACCAGCACCTATGAGCTACGCGCAATCAATGCGTCGGCAGTGGCCAAAGCGAGTATTGTCGTGTGGTCCAAACAACTCGCCGGACAACTGGGGCGCTATGGCATCACCGTCAATTGCCTGCAGCCGGGCCTCATCGACACGGCAAATATCCGTCGCGTGTTTTCGGACGACGAACGCACAAAATTTGCCGAACGCGAGATCCCACTGGGTGATTTTGGTGAACCCCAGGACATCGCCAACATGGCCACGTTCCTGGTGTCGCCTCGCGCGCGCTACATCACCGGCTCAGTGGTTGTTGTCGATGGCGGGATGCGTCACTACCCGTTCTGA
- a CDS encoding winged helix-turn-helix transcriptional regulator produces MTDRKKNSTYSRNEKCIIECDLTYVVSKIGGRWKLQILSMLEEKKLRFSELKKEFSFTTERMLTLQLRALEQDGLVKRTVYAEVPPRVEYELTEMALELGPIFKQLSDWGSKHRNQTKKDLVISSPTRSTARSQV; encoded by the coding sequence ATGACGGACAGAAAGAAAAACTCGACGTATTCCCGTAACGAAAAATGCATCATTGAATGTGATCTCACCTATGTTGTTTCCAAGATCGGAGGCCGGTGGAAACTACAGATCTTAAGTATGCTGGAAGAGAAAAAACTCCGGTTTAGCGAACTAAAGAAAGAATTTTCTTTTACAACGGAACGCATGCTCACCTTGCAATTGCGGGCGTTGGAGCAGGATGGGCTGGTGAAACGGACGGTCTATGCGGAAGTTCCTCCCCGGGTGGAGTATGAACTCACGGAGATGGCATTGGAGCTGGGGCCTATTTTTAAACAATTAAGTGATTGGGGCTCCAAACACCGGAATCAGACCAAGAAGGACTTAGTTATTTCGTCCCCGACCCGTTCAACCGCGCGATCCCAGGTATGA
- a CDS encoding acyltransferase family protein, producing MSTLNRRYDIDWLRVIAIGLLLIYHVAIGFQPWGIMIGFITNGTSWMSLWTPMTMLNIWRIPFLFFVSGMGVYFSMQHRNWKALLQERSLRILVPYVFGMICIFPVSVLILQHYYQWDLSYAVNAGHLWFLGNIFAYVVLLSPLFYYLQKNQNGKFVTGLKKILSNPLGLIPVVGLFIAEVLVVKPIPYELYAMTWHGFVLGFLAFFVGFCFVLCGDSFWNMLVKWRWLFVALASGLFLVRLLVLGLKTPGYLLVVESDGWIFSVLAFGHKYLNHPGKTLSYLSQAAYPVYILHMIFLSLASWLIFPLALPVQLKFVMVLVFTFSGCFGAFEIIRRVSLLRPLFGLKMKERSLAVKGNKPGWAQA from the coding sequence ATGTCGACCCTGAACAGAAGATACGATATCGATTGGCTCCGCGTGATCGCCATCGGGTTGTTGTTGATCTACCACGTTGCCATCGGGTTTCAACCGTGGGGGATCATGATCGGCTTTATCACCAACGGCACGTCATGGATGTCGTTGTGGACACCGATGACGATGTTGAACATCTGGCGTATTCCGTTCTTGTTTTTTGTGTCGGGCATGGGTGTTTACTTTTCCATGCAACACCGGAACTGGAAAGCGCTCCTCCAGGAGCGTTCGCTTCGCATCCTCGTCCCCTATGTGTTTGGGATGATCTGCATCTTCCCGGTGAGCGTGTTGATCCTTCAGCATTATTACCAGTGGGACCTTAGCTATGCCGTGAATGCCGGGCACCTGTGGTTTCTGGGAAACATCTTTGCTTACGTGGTTTTGCTGTCGCCGTTGTTCTACTATCTGCAGAAAAATCAAAACGGGAAATTTGTCACCGGCTTGAAAAAAATATTGAGCAACCCACTCGGCCTGATCCCGGTCGTCGGTCTTTTCATTGCCGAAGTGTTGGTGGTGAAACCCATTCCTTACGAATTGTACGCCATGACCTGGCACGGCTTTGTGCTGGGGTTCCTGGCTTTCTTTGTTGGATTTTGTTTTGTGCTCTGCGGCGACTCGTTCTGGAACATGCTCGTGAAATGGCGCTGGCTGTTCGTGGCGTTGGCGTCCGGACTCTTCCTTGTGCGCCTCTTGGTGCTGGGGTTAAAAACGCCGGGGTATCTGTTGGTTGTTGAGTCGGATGGCTGGATCTTTTCAGTGTTGGCGTTTGGACACAAATATTTGAATCACCCCGGCAAGACGCTGTCGTATTTAAGTCAGGCGGCTTACCCGGTGTATATTCTCCATATGATTTTCCTGTCCCTGGCGTCGTGGTTGATCTTTCCGTTGGCGCTTCCGGTTCAACTTAAATTTGTCATGGTGCTGGTCTTCACCTTTTCGGGATGTTTTGGCGCCTTCGAGATCATCCGCCGTGTGAGCCTTCTAAGACCTTTGTTTGGATTAAAAATGAAAGAGCGTTCCCTGGCCGTCAAGGGAAATAAACCTGGATGGGCACAAGCCTAA